In Streptomyces sp. SN-593, a single genomic region encodes these proteins:
- a CDS encoding proline dehydrogenase family protein has product MLGPVLLAASRSDRLRRVVAAAPVTRPVVDRFVAGDALHPAMDTVRALTASGLDVTLDHLGEDVTDRATARHTRDAYLRLLETLAAAGLGDRAEVSVKLSAFGQALPDGGHDVALENVRSVAELATANGTTVTLDMEDHTTVDSTLAVLHELRRAHPRTGAVLQSYLFRTEADARDLATAGSRVRLVKGAYNEPAHVAFQDRRSVDRAYVRALRTLFAGDGYPMVGSHDPRMIAIAQELAARAGRAPGSYEFQMLYGIRTAEQRRLAEAGERMRIYVPYGADWYGYFMRRLAERPANLAFFLRSFAPSR; this is encoded by the coding sequence GTGCTCGGTCCCGTGCTGCTCGCCGCCTCGCGCAGCGACCGGCTGCGCCGTGTCGTCGCAGCCGCTCCCGTCACCCGTCCGGTGGTGGACCGGTTCGTCGCGGGTGACGCGCTGCACCCCGCGATGGACACCGTCCGCGCGCTGACCGCGAGCGGTCTGGACGTCACCCTCGACCACCTCGGCGAGGACGTCACCGACCGCGCCACCGCCCGGCACACCCGCGACGCCTACCTGCGGCTGCTGGAGACGCTGGCCGCCGCGGGGCTCGGTGACCGCGCCGAGGTGTCGGTGAAGCTCTCCGCCTTCGGCCAGGCGCTGCCCGACGGCGGCCACGACGTCGCGCTGGAGAACGTCCGCTCTGTCGCCGAACTGGCCACCGCGAACGGCACCACCGTCACCCTCGACATGGAGGACCACACCACCGTCGACTCGACGCTGGCGGTCCTGCACGAGCTGCGCCGCGCGCACCCGCGCACCGGCGCCGTGCTCCAGTCGTACCTGTTCCGCACCGAGGCCGACGCCCGCGACCTGGCCACCGCCGGCTCGCGGGTCCGGCTGGTCAAGGGCGCCTACAACGAGCCCGCGCACGTCGCCTTCCAGGACCGCAGGTCCGTCGACCGCGCGTACGTGCGCGCGCTGCGGACCCTCTTCGCGGGCGACGGCTACCCGATGGTCGGCTCGCACGACCCGCGGATGATCGCCATCGCCCAGGAGCTCGCCGCCCGCGCCGGCCGCGCCCCCGGCAGCTACGAGTTCCAGATGCTCTACGGCATCCGCACCGCCGAGCAGCGACGGCTCGCGGAGGCCGGCGAACGTATGCGCATCTATGTCCCCTACGGCGCAGACTGGTACGGCTACTTCATGCGCCGCCTCGCCGAGCGCCCGGCGAACCTCGCCTTCTTCCTGCGTTCCTTCGCCCCCAGCCGCTGA
- a CDS encoding PucR family transcriptional regulator yields MRTVGDNGRVGADYGDFQDLVDEVSALLGAPATLEDRDFRLIAFGVHDSDDEAAVDPVRTRSILTRRSTAEVRAWFERFGIARATGPIRIPAAPSAGVFTGRLCLPVRHGGVVYGYVWLLDEADHSPAQLGAAMAVAARIGDRLAAMSVAGAEAAQALRALLTGETRAARDTAEEALRKALGADADEPHALVCVWPPDRGGKRLAGPQPEGWAGHLDDLPGTRAVPGAAAITRVPGWGRWEAVAVLVRLRSPQVLAPARTAATRVLAAVAAGSGAGGGSGTAGPATAEPAGARPAAGPAAGSAAGGSGGAEEPVAGVSDARTTLAALPAAWREATASARAASAQPLLGPVAKWSGIGPYRLLTALPADASPDPAIAALLSDAHRELAHTAEVFLDHAGQAGRTATALAIHRQTLYYRLSRIEQLTGLDLSDGESRLLLHMALKAARL; encoded by the coding sequence ATGAGGACCGTGGGGGACAATGGACGGGTGGGCGCTGACTACGGTGATTTCCAGGATCTGGTGGACGAGGTCTCGGCGCTGCTCGGGGCGCCCGCGACGCTGGAGGACCGCGACTTCCGGCTGATCGCGTTCGGAGTGCACGACAGCGACGACGAGGCGGCGGTGGACCCGGTGCGGACCAGGTCGATCCTGACCCGGCGCTCCACCGCCGAGGTCCGCGCCTGGTTCGAGCGGTTCGGCATCGCCCGCGCCACCGGGCCGATCCGCATCCCCGCGGCCCCCTCGGCGGGCGTCTTCACCGGCCGGCTCTGCCTGCCGGTCCGGCACGGCGGGGTGGTCTACGGATACGTCTGGCTGCTCGACGAGGCCGACCACTCCCCCGCGCAGCTCGGCGCGGCGATGGCGGTCGCGGCGCGGATCGGCGACCGGCTGGCCGCGATGTCCGTGGCCGGGGCCGAGGCCGCCCAGGCGCTGCGGGCCCTGCTCACCGGGGAGACCCGGGCCGCCCGGGACACCGCGGAGGAGGCGCTGCGCAAGGCGCTCGGCGCGGACGCGGACGAGCCGCACGCGCTGGTGTGCGTGTGGCCGCCGGACCGGGGCGGCAAGCGGCTCGCCGGGCCGCAGCCGGAGGGCTGGGCCGGCCACCTCGACGACCTGCCCGGGACCCGGGCGGTGCCGGGCGCCGCGGCGATCACGCGGGTGCCGGGGTGGGGCCGCTGGGAGGCGGTCGCGGTGCTGGTGCGGCTGCGCTCGCCGCAGGTGCTCGCGCCCGCGCGGACCGCGGCGACCCGGGTGCTGGCCGCGGTGGCGGCGGGAAGCGGGGCCGGCGGCGGGAGCGGGACGGCCGGGCCGGCGACGGCCGAACCGGCCGGGGCCCGGCCGGCGGCGGGGCCGGCTGCGGGCTCGGCGGCGGGCGGGTCCGGCGGGGCGGAGGAGCCGGTCGCCGGGGTGAGCGACGCCCGCACCACGCTGGCCGCGCTGCCCGCGGCATGGCGGGAGGCGACCGCGTCCGCCCGGGCGGCCAGCGCCCAGCCGCTGCTGGGTCCGGTCGCCAAGTGGTCGGGGATCGGCCCGTACCGGCTGCTCACCGCGCTGCCCGCGGATGCCTCGCCGGACCCGGCGATCGCCGCGCTGCTCTCCGACGCGCACCGCGAACTCGCCCACACCGCCGAGGTGTTCCTCGACCACGCGGGCCAGGCCGGTCGTACCGCCACCGCCCTGGCCATCCACCGCCAGACGCTCTACTACCGGCTGTCCCGCATCGAGCAGCTGACCGGCCTCGACCTCTCCGACGGCGAGTCCCGCCTCCTGCTCCACATGGCCCTCAAAGCGGCCCGCCTGTGA
- a CDS encoding Uma2 family endonuclease, giving the protein MTAEKLPDWVFPPPGGFTADDLDRIPDLPPHTELIDGSLVFVSPQKSFHTLAMFLLESALRVHAPDGLRVRREMTVVLDRANRPEPDLTVLNARAVPDAGHGETSYQAEDVVLAVEVVSPESAGRDRERKPLLYARAGIPHFWLVERTGSGRPVVHTYELDRLGHAYALTGIHHDRLKTSAPFDLDIDLTEIDRM; this is encoded by the coding sequence ATGACTGCCGAAAAACTCCCGGACTGGGTTTTCCCCCCTCCGGGTGGCTTCACCGCGGACGATCTCGACCGCATCCCCGATCTCCCGCCGCACACCGAGCTGATCGACGGGAGCCTCGTTTTCGTGAGTCCGCAGAAGAGTTTCCACACTCTGGCGATGTTTCTGCTGGAGAGCGCGCTGCGCGTCCATGCTCCCGACGGCCTTCGGGTGCGCCGGGAGATGACCGTCGTGCTGGACAGGGCCAACCGGCCGGAGCCGGACCTGACGGTCCTGAACGCACGAGCGGTGCCGGATGCCGGACACGGTGAGACGAGCTACCAGGCCGAGGACGTGGTCCTCGCGGTGGAGGTGGTCTCGCCGGAGTCGGCCGGCCGTGACCGCGAGCGAAAGCCGCTGCTCTACGCACGTGCGGGCATTCCGCATTTCTGGCTGGTGGAGCGGACGGGGAGCGGCCGGCCGGTGGTCCACACCTACGAACTGGACCGGCTCGGCCACGCGTACGCGCTCACCGGCATCCACCACGACCGCCTCAAGACCTCCGCCCCGTTCGACCTGGACATCGACCTGACCGAGATCGACCGCATGTAG
- the serA gene encoding phosphoglycerate dehydrogenase: MSQKPVVLIAEELSPATVDALGPDFEIRHCNGADRAELLSAITDVDAILIRSATKVDAEAVAAAGKLRVVARAGVGLDNVDVSAATKAGVMVVNAPTSNIVTAAELACGLIIATARNIAPANAALKAGEWKRNKYTGVELSEKTLGVVGLGRIGVLVTQRMSAFGMNVVAYDPYVQPARAAQMGVRLLSLDELLEVSDFITVHLPKTPETLGLIGDEALHKVKPSVRIVNAARGGIVDEEALAAALKEGRVAGAGLDVYAKEPCTDSPLFQFDNVVATPHLGASTDEAQEKAGIAVAKSVRLALAGELVPDAVNVQGGVIAEDVKPGLPLAEKLGRIFTALAGEVAARLDVEVCGEITQHDVKVLELSALKGVFEDVVAETVSYVNAPLFAQERGVEVRLTTSSESPNHRNLVTVRGTLADGTEVSVSGTLAGPKNLQKIVAVGDEDVDLALADHMAFLRYTDRPGVVGTIGRILGEVGVNIAGMQVARAAAGGDALVALTVDSTIPAGVLTDIADEIGATSARAVNLTD, from the coding sequence GACCGAGCCGAACTGCTGTCCGCGATCACCGACGTCGACGCGATCCTGATCCGCAGCGCCACCAAGGTCGACGCCGAGGCGGTCGCCGCCGCGGGCAAACTGCGGGTCGTCGCCCGCGCGGGCGTCGGCCTGGACAACGTCGACGTGTCCGCCGCCACCAAGGCCGGCGTGATGGTCGTGAACGCCCCGACCTCCAACATCGTCACCGCGGCCGAACTCGCCTGCGGCCTGATCATCGCCACCGCCCGGAACATCGCGCCCGCCAACGCGGCGCTGAAGGCCGGCGAGTGGAAGCGCAACAAGTACACCGGCGTGGAGCTGAGCGAGAAGACCCTCGGCGTGGTGGGCCTGGGCCGGATCGGTGTCCTGGTCACGCAGCGGATGTCCGCCTTCGGGATGAACGTCGTCGCGTACGACCCCTACGTGCAGCCCGCCCGCGCCGCCCAGATGGGGGTCCGGCTGCTGTCCCTGGACGAGCTGCTGGAGGTCTCCGACTTCATCACCGTCCACCTGCCGAAGACCCCCGAGACGCTGGGCCTGATCGGCGACGAGGCGCTGCACAAGGTCAAGCCGTCGGTGCGGATCGTCAACGCCGCGCGCGGCGGGATCGTGGACGAGGAGGCGCTGGCCGCTGCCCTCAAGGAGGGCCGGGTGGCCGGCGCGGGCCTGGACGTGTACGCGAAGGAGCCGTGCACCGACTCCCCGCTCTTCCAGTTCGACAACGTGGTGGCCACCCCGCACCTGGGCGCGTCCACCGACGAGGCGCAGGAGAAGGCCGGCATCGCGGTCGCCAAGTCGGTACGGCTCGCGCTCGCCGGCGAGCTGGTGCCGGACGCGGTCAACGTGCAGGGCGGCGTCATCGCCGAGGACGTCAAGCCCGGGCTGCCGCTCGCCGAGAAGCTGGGCCGGATCTTCACCGCGCTGGCCGGCGAGGTCGCCGCCCGCCTCGACGTCGAGGTCTGCGGCGAGATCACCCAGCACGACGTGAAGGTGCTCGAACTCAGCGCGCTCAAGGGCGTGTTCGAGGACGTGGTGGCCGAGACGGTGTCGTACGTCAACGCGCCGCTGTTCGCGCAGGAGCGCGGGGTGGAGGTCCGCCTCACCACCAGCTCCGAGTCGCCCAACCACCGCAACCTCGTCACCGTGCGCGGCACCCTCGCCGACGGCACCGAGGTGTCGGTGTCCGGCACGCTGGCCGGCCCGAAGAACCTCCAGAAGATCGTGGCGGTGGGCGACGAGGACGTCGATCTCGCGCTCGCCGACCACATGGCGTTCCTGCGGTACACCGACCGTCCGGGCGTGGTCGGCACCATCGGCCGCATCCTCGGGGAGGTCGGCGTCAACATCGCCGGCATGCAGGTCGCCCGCGCGGCGGCCGGCGGTGACGCGCTGGTCGCGCTCACCGTGGACTCCACGATCCCGGCCGGCGTCCTCACCGACATCGCCGACGAGATCGGCGCCACCTCCGCCCGCGCCGTCAACCTGACGGACTGA